In Acidobacteriota bacterium, a genomic segment contains:
- a CDS encoding DUF465 domain-containing protein, whose product MQINEQEVKEQLLAQDAEYARLFHEHSRCKSMLQELMDRPHLTEAEQVEEIRIKKLKLSLKDRMEDILHRRLQTA is encoded by the coding sequence GAACAAGAAGTTAAAGAGCAGTTGTTAGCGCAGGACGCAGAATACGCCCGCCTATTCCACGAACATTCTAGATGTAAATCCATGTTGCAAGAACTAATGGACCGCCCCCATCTGACGGAAGCCGAACAAGTCGAAGAAATCAGAATCAAGAAATTGAAGCTCTCCCTGAAGGACCGCATGGAAGATATTCTCCACCGGCGCTTGCAGACCGCATAG